The sequence GGACAAACGGAGATGTAATGTCCCGAGCTACCACAGTAGAGGCAGCTGTTGGTCTCACGTCTACGTTGGCGCTCGTCCTTAGTTAACCCGTGCCGCCCCACTTGCATAAGTTCAGGTTCTGGCGGCAGGACTCCTCCACTAATCCCGTGTGAGGGAAAATGATCAACCCGTTCTGGTCCACTTCCTGACCCAAATGGTAACCGAGTCTCAGATTGATTAGATGGACACCactgcttctccctccttctctctcggaCTCTATTATCTACCCGAATAGCTAAGGTgaccaaactatctaggtcactaGGCTCTGGATAGGAGATCAGCTCGTCCTTGAGTTGCTCCGACAACCCCTGGTAAAAAAACGCTTGTAGTGATTCCTCATTCCAACCACTCTCCACAGCCAATGTCCTGAATTCTATCACAAAGTCTGCCACACTGCGAGCTCCTTGGCGAAGAGAGAACAAACGTTTAGCTGCGTCCTTACCTCGGACTGGATGGTCAAAAAGCTTTCTCATATCTGCCGTGAAACCCTGGTATGACATCATGCATGTGTCCCGTCGTTCCCAAACAGCTGAAGCCCATTCCAGAGCTCTACCACGCAGCAGCTCAATAACAAAAGCTATCCTAGCCTTATCTGTGGCGTAAGAGTAGGGCTGCAGATCAAAAACTAACCCACACTGTAAAAGAAATgaacagcatcctcccagatcTCCCTCGTACTTCTCCGGTTTCGGAACCTTGGGCTCACGGAAGGAACCCGCTCCTGAATCGGCAGGTGATATGGGTGAAACAGGTGGTGGATGATCCGCCGGCAACCTGAGCTGATCCTGGATACTCGTTAATCTATCCGATAAGTTCCGGATTGAACCCGCTATCTCGTGTAGCGCCGTGTTGTGTTGTCCCAAAATCTTCTCCTGCTGGGTAATTGTATGGCAAACGGAGTCCAGGTCCGCTGGGTTCATCATTGGCCGGATcgttctgtcacgttctttcaaaatcgaacccagaagcagaccaggacaaggagagtaggtagaaggtgagtatttatttacaagtgaatgtgaatgggtagatatatccaggtggcgtagcgggcagcggtggtgagttgatgggagtaaataggtggatccaatggggtagcggaatcctccgacgaccaggcaggaatggggtaaatgatccgggtgagtaatgttcatggctaacgatccggcagggaatggatgtcaggtcagagcttttaaaggggagaggtgatgatcaggacaggtgtgcagattactgatgggatacaggtgcgggtgaacattgatctcccaacaagctaattcgcccggcaaccagacagggtgcgttccaggacaccctggaaacacactccaggacagaaacacaggcaaacacagactcaggaagcgggattcgtgacagttgaaggttcttcaacaaagtactgagtaaaggctctgaaatcttaaaaaaataataattaataactaggcaagtcagttaagaacgaattcttatttataatgtcggcctaccaaaaggcaaaaggcctcctgcggggacggggattgagatcaaaaataaataaatatatatacagtgccttgcgaaagtattcggcccccttgaactttgcgaccttttgccacatttcaggcttcaaacataaagatataaaactgtattttttgtgaagaatcaacaacaagtgggacacaatcatgaagtggaacgacatttattggatattttttaacaaatcaaaaacggaaaaattgggtgtgcaaaattattcagcccccttaagttaatactttgtagcgccaccttttgctgcgattacagctgtaagtcacttggggtatgtctctatcagttttgcacatcgagagactgaaattttttcccattcctccttcaaatcaaatcaaatcaaattttatttgtcacatacacatggttagcagatgttaatgcgagtgtagcgaaatgcttgtgcttctagttccgacaatgcagtgataaccaacaagtaatctaactaacaattccaaaactactgtcttatacacagtgtaaggggataaggaacatgtacataaggatatatgaatgagtgatggtacagagcagcatacagtagatggtatcgagtacagtatatacatatgagatgagtgtgtagacaaagtaaacaaagtgacatagttaaagtggctagtgatacatgtgttacataaggatgcagtcgatgatgtagagtacagtatatacatatgcatatgagattaataatgtagggtaagtaacattatataaggtagcattgtttaaagtggctagtgatatatttatatcatttcccatcaattcccattattaaaatggctggagttgggtcagtgtcaatgacagtgtgttggcagcagccactcagtgttagtggtggctgtttaacagtctgatggccttgagatagaagctgtttttcagtctctcggtcccagctttgatgcacctgtactgacctcgccttctggatgatagcggggtgaacaggcagtggtttgggtggttgatgtccttgatgatctttatggccttcctgtaacaacgggtggtgtaggtgtcctggagggcaggtagtttgcccccggtgatgcgttgtgcagtcctcactaccctctggagagccttacggttgagggcggagcagttgccgtaccaggcggtgatacagcccgccaggatgctctcgattgtgcatctgtagaagtttgtgagtgcttttggtgacaagccgaatttcttcagcctcctgaggttgaataggcgctgctgcgccttcttcacgacgctgtcagtgtgagtggaccaattcagtttgtctgtgatgtgtatgccgaggaacttaaaactagctaccctctccactactgttccatcgatgtggataggggggtgttccctctgctgtttcctgaagtccacaatcatctccttgcaaaacagctcgagctcagtgaggttggatggagagtatttgtgaacagcagttttcagttctttccacagattctcgattggattcaggtctggactttgacttggccattctaacacctggatatgtttatttttgaaccattccattgtagattttgctttatgttttggatcattgtcttgttggaagacaaatccccatcccagtctcaggtctgttgcagactccatcaggttttcttccagaatggtcctgtatttggctccatccatcttcccatcaattttaaccatcttccctgtccctgctgaagaaaagcaagcccaaaccatgatgctgccaccaccatgtttgacagtggggatggtgtgttcagggtgatgagctgtgttgcttttacgccaaacataacattttgcattgttgccaaaaagttcaattttggtttcatctgaccagagcaccttcttccacatgtttggtgtgtctcccaggtggcttgtggcaaactttaaacaacactttttatggatatctttaagaaatggctttcttcttgccactcttccataaaggccagatttgtgcaatatacgactgattgttgtcctatggacagagtctccaacctcagctgtagatctctgcagttcatccagagtgatcatgggcctcttggctgcatctctgatcagtcttctccttgtatgagctgaaagtttagagggacggccaggtcttggtagatttgcagtggtctgatactccttccatttcaatattatcgcttgcacagtgctccttgggatgtttaaagcttgggaaatatttttgtatccaaatccggctttaaacttcttcacaacagtatctcggacctgcctggtgtgttccttgttcttcatgatgctctctgcgcttttaatggacctctgagactatcacagtgcaggtgcatttatacggagacttgattacacacaggtggaatgtatttatcatcattagtcatttaggtcaacattggatcattcagagatcctcactgaacttctggagagagtttgctgcacttaaagtaaaggggctgaataattttgcacgcccaatttttcagtttttgatttgttaaaaaagtttgaaatatctaataaatgttgttccacttcatgattatgtcccacttgttgttgattcttcacaaagaaatacagttttatatctttatgtttgaagcctgaaatgtggcaaaaggttgcaaagttcaagggggccgaatactttcgcatggcactatatatatatatatatatatatatatatatatatatatacatacaaataattggacaaaacacacatcatatatatatataaaaataattggacaaaacacacatcatgacaagagacaacacagcactacataaagagagaccttagACAACATTTACATAAATGTGATATTAAagttttttatataaatatataaattagcaaaaatgtctaaaaacctgttttgtctttgtaattatggggtattgtgtgtaaattgatgaggaatAAGACTAACGTCACAAAATTTTGaggtcaaggtgtctgaatactttcagaaggcagtGTATTTTTGAGGCCATTTAGATGCTTCTACCTGGTGGCAGAAGAAGAGAATGACACTTTCACATAAAAAGGCAAGAGAACTTTATCAAAGTTCGTACAGTGTGAAGATGGGCAGAAACTGCTTCTGCAATAGAAATCACTGAGAacacttgtaggcgatgtcatggctACGTTGGCTAGTTAAACTCATGCGTATAAACACGTCGGCGGGTGTAATGGACGTGTCATGCCGAAATGCGAACGTCAAATTAGGCATTCCTTAAAGTTGTTTTTGACGAACATGAAAACGTGACAGTTTGCGATGTTGcgtctctgggtttagaaactctgtgccTTCATGCTACGGGTGAGTAGACGTTCAAGCCCAGCACTGATTGTCACTCCATGTTAATTACATATATCTACTTTGTGGTTGTCCCTTCAAACGTATTCAATTATTCCTGACGAAACATTTGTCAAGTTCTCCATCTTGTTGTAGTTGAGTCTGAATAGTTTGACTAGTATAAACTACAGTTCCCATGAGCGCTACGCGTCTCATTACGCAATCCTGAGGATTTCTTATCAGCTTCTACGTAATGCAGCTGACTTTCGAAAGCAAAAGCCGGGAGCaaacttcaaaataaaagccacCTCAGACTGAAATCCACAACATCTAGGCCTATTTTGAAAGGTATAATATTGATAACAGATGCTCTTGTATCTCATTTTATATTGTAGGCCTACTGGACTCTAATGGGCTTGTTGAACAAAAATACTTGGAATCCAATTTTAAATTTAATCATAACAGGACTTTTATTCTGACACCACTATTAATCCTCATTCTTGTCTACGTTTCTGGTTTACCCCCAATGTTAAACCGACCTCTACCAACCACGGGGATACAGAAAAAAACGAATCACCGTGAATTCAATTCACATCTCTTTTATCGGGTGAACGTGCCCCGGTGACAGTCCGTTTTCCCTGCAGTTATGAGGCTCCGCTGGTCCGGGGGCGTGCTGCTGTCGGTGGCGGCTGCCTATTACGTCTATACTCCGTTACCGAGTGCGGTGAGCGAGCCCTGGAAGCTCATTCTGCTGGACGCGCTGTTCCGGAGCTTCATACATGCGGTAGGACTGACTGGTAATGACTTGAAAATAGAGTAGAACGTATTAGTTAAGGCAGGTGTTTTGCTGTAAATAGTATTGAATACTAGAATTAGTCGGTTCATGACATTAGTGCAGTGAACTGGTTAGCCTATGAGTCCCATCAGGTCATACAGCCCACAGGACAGTCATATAACCTATAGTACCTTGACAGTCCATTAAGGTCACCAATCAGGGGCGTCATGCACCCCAAAAATCTGCGGGGGCACAAAGTATGTAAGGGATGTGGTCTGGGGAATACATTTGAGAATTGaacatttttcaaacacctgagaCAGCTTTCCCCTGCAATCTTGAGCCATAATAAATatgcttaattctatgtaaaaacaATTGGtctatttctatatatatatatatatatatatatatattttttttttttttttaaaatttgaCCCCATTTCTCCTCAATTTAGTTAAGaccttgtctcattgctgcaactccccaacagtcttgggagaggcgaaggtcgagacatgcgtcctctgaaacatttacattttttatttcacctttatttaaccaggtaggctagttgagaacaagttctcatttgcaactgcgacctggccaagataaagtgtagcaattcgacacatacaacaacacatgaCCCGCCAAAACACGCTGCTTCTTAACACTGCTCACTTAATCTggaagtcagccgcaccaatgtgtcggaggaaaccaagttcgaccctcccctaacccaaacagcgctgggccagttgtgtgccaccctatggggtCCCAGGCTGTAGTGgtgaaccccaggctgtagtggcACTGCGCCACATGGGAGGCCAATACAACTATATTTCAtcatatctaagcatacctcttgagctaCCTGTATCCTGCTGACTAGTGgttctttttttaaacaaactaaatatgcttctctgcatctctgctaatATCTgggtcttattcagtacattgcttttctaaagtctaccaaccttgccagcaggcatgccagctaagatagatGGACAAGCTAGCTGgtctaacttgattgatagcctgaaatgacttcttggtagctagttatgaggttgagagattgggaacctatctgggctagtTAAACCCAGCTTCAAATAATTGCTAAGTGGCTAGTAGTGTTACagagaaaaaataaaaacaaatgatatATCTGTGGGGGCACGTACCCCTGTGCCCCCTATGGGTATGACACCTCTGGTAATAGTGTTTTGGGTTGGAGAATAGTAGCATGACATTATAGGCCTTTACTTGACCAGACTGTCTGAACTTTGAACCTCTATCATTGGCCAGCTACAATAAGGACATACACACAGGACTTGTGTGGTGATAAATTGAGTACACTGCATTCTTTTCCAAAAAGTAGCCTGGCCCTCTTTGAAGTCACGTAGGTTGATTCATCGATGTCTTTTTATCTATAAATCTCTCTTACAAAAACTCCCGCCGTGCCTAACATCATTATTCATCTTCAGTTACTATATCCGATCCCGGGGATGGCTAACCCTGAGAATCCCTTTGGTCTCCTCAGAGTTAGGTAAAACTGCTTTTAGTTCATTTGCAGCCCATGTATAGAACAGATTAGAGACCTCCTTGTTGTGGAATGTGGTTGTTTTTCTTgactatttgtatttttacattgTGTGTTATTTTTTGGGGGAAAATTGTGTATATGCAGGGCTCCTTGCTCCCTTGCagaagagaccttggtctcaataGTGActccatttaaataaataaataatgaaaattGTCACAGTGGTCACTGGCCTTGTGCAACAGTGGTCAACAACAGTAAGGATCTGATGAAATAGAGAGTGGGGAGTGGCTGAAAGTCATCAACACGCCTTAACCTGTGTCTCTACCTAACCTCCCTCTAACCTGAACTACCAGTCCAAACACCTACCTAGCTTattagtaatactgtagaagattACACACACTGATCACACTGAGACCTGCAGTGCCAGTCCCCACACCCTATACAATAATTCTGGATGGCTGGTTGTAGTTTATACATCCCATCACTGTGTGCAGATATTAaactgagcgtgtgtgtgtgttccagggtgaTGCGGCGCAAGCTCTAGGGTTGTGTCACAGTGTCCATATGTTGAACTCTGTGGTGTCTCGGTTGGAGGTGATTGAGCCATGGTCTAGTCCTACTGTACGTGTCACTGACTCCGCCTTGGGGGGCGTGCCTGCACGAGTGTTCCAGCCAGTTGGAGGAGGAGCCAAGCTCAGGAGGGGAGTGCTTTACTTCCATGGTGGGGGATGGGCCCTTGGCAGCGGACGTAAGTGTGTTTGTGCTAGAGTGTCTTTTTAAACATTCCATATGTGTTTATGCACAAAATGTTCTGcatttgtatgtatgtgtaggaatgAGATCTTATGACCTGCTGTGTAGGAGGATGGCTGAAGAGCTAGATACAGTCGTTGTGTCGGTTGAGTGAGTATCAGAATAatacttaaaaaatatatctACATAAATCATATGGGAACCGAACTGGAAACCGGAAGGCTACCATTGTGcccatgagcaaggcacttataCTAACTTAACTTATGGTGTGTTAATTGTTGTTACCATAGTTACCGCTTGGCCCCTGATTCAGTGTTTCCAGACCAGTACCATGATGCTCTAGCAGCGTCCAGGGCCTTCCTGTCCCCAGAGGTCTTGCAGCGCTTTGGGGTCAACCCAGCCAGGGTGGGGGTGTCTGGAGACAGCTCTGGGGGGAACCTCGCTGCAGCCGTGGCCCAGCGGGTACACACATCTaaacttgcacacacacacactcacacacacataaacacacactcacatgttttttttctggccacaGATTTCTGTAGATGACAGTATGAGTGTGAAGTTCAGTATCCAGGCGTTGATCTACCCAGTCCTCCAGGCTCTAGACCTGAACACCCCGTCCTACCAACAGAACCACAATGTACCCATCCTGCACCGACACCTCATGGccaggtacaacacacacacacacacacacatacacatacacatacacatacacatacacatacacacacacacctgttactaACCTTCCTTTCGCTCTCTAGGTTCTGGCTGATTTACCTGGGGgctgatccctctctcctccctcatctcctctcctccccctcctccctccttcatccctccatctctccttccatccgtTCTCATCTCAACTGGACCTCCCTGCTCGCGGCCAAACACCAAAAGCATTACCGGCCCGTTGGCATAGAGACTGGGTCGCGGGAGGTCACGGGGATAGTGCCGGGGTTGGTGGATGTGCGAGCGGCGCCGTTGCTTGCAGAACAGGGGATTCTGGGTAGAACGCCGCGAGCGTACGTGATGACGTGTGAGTTCGATGTTCTGAGGGACGATGGGTTGATGTACGCCAGGAGACTACAGGACGCGGGCGTCACGGTTACCAGTGTTCACTATGACGACGGTTTCCACGGCTGCATGGTCTTCTCCTTTTGGCCGTTTTTGTCCTCCGTTGGCCAGAGGAGTCTGGACAACTACATCCAGTGGCTAGACCACAACCTCTAGAACAGCCATACTCAACAGGCGGACCGCGGTCTGGAACCGGACCCAGAAGAGGGTCGATACGGACAGTGTGTTTAAAATCTATTTTTTAAGAAATCAATCAGGCTTTTAACTTACTGCTGTTGAGTAGTTATCATGGGCAGGGGACTCGACCCCAAGGGGGCCCCCATGGATTTTGTTGAATCACTCAGGTATCATATGAACACACATAAgaagacatggcaaaatgtgtagaattgcaggaaatttgctttaaaactgcaagtTTTTTTGCCCCATGTcaaaatgtgtggaattgcagaaaatttgctttaaaactgctacGTTTTTTCTCCGCCAGCAGAAGGGGTGTGAATTGTTTGAACAGTTTAGAGTTACATGCGTTGCGAAGGGCGGGTTTGTTACTACGCCGACAGATGACAATACCCATCCGGACCTTTTCCACTTAGGACATTTGTGTGACCAGACCATCTAAAATAGTAGTCTAGACCACGACAGAACCCTATGGAACCCAAGTTATGTTGAGAATCAAAACTATAGGATCACAACCTAGAATCCAATAGGAGCACCACTAGGACTAAAATGTCCAGGCAACCAGACAACCACACCTCCCATGCCTCTTTCCTTTTGACTACCTAGCTGATCCTGTGGTTGTTCAATGTAAAGACCGTGAACTGTCAGCTGTCTATGGAAAATGATTTAAAGCTTTGAATGCTAACAGTCTGATACACTGAAAGACTGACCAACATACACATCTGTGTGGAATCTCTGGGTTGTGCAATAAtatgttgtatttatttatttgaccattCCAAGCTTAGAGAAGCAGGCAGAAGAGGGCCAAAAACAGACCTCACCACATGTTTTAACTGCAGCCCCCGAGGAACAGTGTTTTAACAGGGTATAGGACCACTCAGAGAGAATCTGACACGGCATGAGACCAGACAGGCTGAAAATGATTTTTTATAGATATTATTTTAGAAATGAAGTAACTCACTGGGCAAaaatggttgaatcaacatttttTCCACTTTAAAAAATATCTGtgatggaaaactgattggaatTGCAAAAAGTCATTAACCTAAGGGAATTTTGtcatttttttcacccaacttttgacctaaatccaatgacatggtgaaattgtttgttgatttcacgttgaattgaCATtattgacaactcaaccaaatgttcAATCAAAACTACACGTTgaaatgacgtctgtgcccagtgtgaAGATATGTTATGTGCAGAGAGAACATTGACCATAGAACGTGTGTGTTTTTTTAGTATAAGGAATATTGTCTGTTCTAAATCAGTCAAAGGATCAGGTGTTTGTGTTATGTGAAGATATAAAGCCATGTGAACCAGGAATTCCAGGTATTCCAAATGGGCTTTTATTTTAGAAAGATCTGTCCTCTTTTCTCACACAATGTACGTAGCTATTGGTTTGGCGTATTATGTTGATGTGTTTTCCTTTTGCCTGATATTTGTTGACCACTCGGACATTTCAATGTACTTTAGGCCTGGCCAAAGTCATACATTTAGACA is a genomic window of Oncorhynchus gorbuscha isolate QuinsamMale2020 ecotype Even-year linkage group LG12, OgorEven_v1.0, whole genome shotgun sequence containing:
- the LOC123991272 gene encoding neutral cholesterol ester hydrolase 1-like isoform X2 translates to MLRGDAAQALGLCHSVHMLNSVVSRLEVIEPWSSPTVRVTDSALGGVPARVFQPVGGGAKLRRGVLYFHGGGWALGSGRMRSYDLLCRRMAEELDTVVVSVDYRLAPDSVFPDQYHDALAASRAFLSPEVLQRFGVNPARVGVSGDSSGGNLAAAVAQRISVDDSMSVKFSIQALIYPVLQALDLNTPSYQQNHNVPILHRHLMARFWLIYLGADPSLLPHLLSSPSSLLHPSISPSIRSHLNWTSLLAAKHQKHYRPVGIETGSREVTGIVPGLVDVRAAPLLAEQGILGRTPRAYVMTCEFDVLRDDGLMYARRLQDAGVTVTSVHYDDGFHGCMVFSFWPFLSSVGQRSLDNYIQWLDHNL
- the LOC123991272 gene encoding neutral cholesterol ester hydrolase 1-like isoform X1, whose translation is MRLRWSGGVLLSVAAAYYVYTPLPSAVSEPWKLILLDALFRSFIHAGDAAQALGLCHSVHMLNSVVSRLEVIEPWSSPTVRVTDSALGGVPARVFQPVGGGAKLRRGVLYFHGGGWALGSGRMRSYDLLCRRMAEELDTVVVSVDYRLAPDSVFPDQYHDALAASRAFLSPEVLQRFGVNPARVGVSGDSSGGNLAAAVAQRISVDDSMSVKFSIQALIYPVLQALDLNTPSYQQNHNVPILHRHLMARFWLIYLGADPSLLPHLLSSPSSLLHPSISPSIRSHLNWTSLLAAKHQKHYRPVGIETGSREVTGIVPGLVDVRAAPLLAEQGILGRTPRAYVMTCEFDVLRDDGLMYARRLQDAGVTVTSVHYDDGFHGCMVFSFWPFLSSVGQRSLDNYIQWLDHNL
- the LOC123991272 gene encoding neutral cholesterol ester hydrolase 1-like isoform X3 — protein: MLNSVVSRLEVIEPWSSPTVRVTDSALGGVPARVFQPVGGGAKLRRGVLYFHGGGWALGSGRMRSYDLLCRRMAEELDTVVVSVDYRLAPDSVFPDQYHDALAASRAFLSPEVLQRFGVNPARVGVSGDSSGGNLAAAVAQRISVDDSMSVKFSIQALIYPVLQALDLNTPSYQQNHNVPILHRHLMARFWLIYLGADPSLLPHLLSSPSSLLHPSISPSIRSHLNWTSLLAAKHQKHYRPVGIETGSREVTGIVPGLVDVRAAPLLAEQGILGRTPRAYVMTCEFDVLRDDGLMYARRLQDAGVTVTSVHYDDGFHGCMVFSFWPFLSSVGQRSLDNYIQWLDHNL